AGCCTAAGTCGGGGAAGATAGAAAAGAGCGAGGCTATTGCCTCGCTCTTGATTTTTCTTTCACTGAAACTGTTATGTCCAAAGCAACATAGCGATAGTTGTCAGAGCAAAGATACAGACGATGTTAAGAATAATACCGACTCGCATCATCTCAGTTTGCTTAATGTGTCCTGTACCAAATACGATTGCATTTGGCGGAGTGGCAACTGGCAGCATGAATGCGCAAGAAGCCGCCACAGCAATTAACACAGACAAAATCACTGGAGACATACCAAATGCTTCCGCAACCGTCGCAAATATCGGCACAAGTAACGCAGCACTGGCTGTATTACTGGCAAACTCAGTGAGGAATACCACAAACGTTGCAATGATTAACACAACGAAAAGGATACCAAAGCTGGAAATCATATTGCTCAGTTCATGGGCTAAGAAAACACTCGCACCCGTCGCTTTCAGAACATTACTCAGACAGATACCACCACCAAACAGCAGTAATACACCCCAATCGGCCGTTTTTTCTATATCTTTCCAATGTACAACTCGAGCAAAGCTGACCAAAATGATCGCACCCAATGCAATAATGGTATCGAATTTCGCATAACCACCAAGAAACGCATTGATAGGCTTACTGAAGATCCACATAAACACGGTGAGAGCAAAAATCGCCAAAGTAACGACCTTGCCTTTGTCCCAGTTAATGGCTTCATGATTGATTTCAAATTCACCTTTCAAGTCTGGCTTCAACGTAAAATACAGCACTGCGACAGCGATAGGTAAAAGAACAATGGAAGTTGGCAAACCAAATTTCATCCAGTCGGTAAAGCTCAATCCAACTTCAGCAGCTGCAATGGCATTCGGAGGACTGCCTACTACCGTTGCAATACCACCGATACTGGCACTGTAAGCAATACCTAGCAAAACAAATACGTAGGTTTTGTGGCCACTTTCCGAGTTAACTTTGCTTAATACACCTAGCACTAAAGGCAGCATCATTGCCGTTGTGGCGGTATTGCTGATCCACATAGATAGAGCAGCTGTCACACCAAAGAGCATGAATACAGCGACACTCAATCTCCCTTTAGCAAGCAATAAAACCTTATCGGCTATGACTTTGTCCAACCCCTGACGATGCATCGCTGCCGCCAAAGCAAAGCCGCCTAAAAATAAGAAAATGATAGAGTTTGCAAAGTTATTCAATGCCGTTTGCGTATTAAAGACACCAAATAATGCGGCCATGACGGGTACGAGAATCGCTGTTACGGTGACATGCAGCGCTTCTGTCAGCCACAGCACAGCGATAAAACACAATATGCTTAGGCCGAGAACTACTTTTGGATCAAAGGGTAAAGTGTAATACAGCAATAAAAACAAACAGATGTCGGCAAGAATAATCAAGCTATTTCTGTTTAAGAACCACTCTCTTGTGTTGGTAGGTAAAGGAGCACCTTCATTTTTGTTCATTATAATAATTCCTAAATTTACACAGACAATTTGGGCAAAAATGACTATTGGGCAATGCTAGGGGCTAGCCAGACAAGAACCGAGCAAAACCTGCTTTGGCATGCTGATACCCAATGACAATTCAGTCACATATGTTCACATAGATTTACAGAAGAAAATAATTCACATAACAAAAACGTTACCCCAATCAATATAAGGTTATATGCTTTGCGACAATAGAATATTAGCTCTAGATAAATCACGCAGTGATTCGTATTTTGTATTCGCGTAGTATTTAGCTAACTGATTTTTTGCACCACAGTTGGCTTCTTTCAAACTCAATGGACTGAATAAATGAGTGTTCTTCAACAGCTGTCTTTCTCTGTTTCTATAACAGGCCCTATTTGCTTAATGCTATTTCTTGGTATCTATCTGAGAAATACTGGTTTGATTAATGAGAACTTCATTGAGGTTGGCTCTAAGTTGGTCTTTAAGATCACTCTCCCGACCATGCTATTTTTGAGCATTGTGACTTCAAATCTAGACTTTTCAGGCAGTAGCTCTTTGATAATCTACGGCCTTTTCGCCAACATTTTGTTTTTTATCTTCACATCACTAATAGCAAAAAAGTACTACTCTAAGCCACAAGATCAAGGCGTTATTATTCAGGGCGGCTTTCGAGCCAATGCTGGTATTATTGGGCTTGCTTATGTGATAAATACATTCGGTCAATCAAGTATTGCCGTCGCGGCAATTTACGTGGCTAGCACCACAGTATTGTACAATGTGTTGGCCGTGATCGCCCTATCACCGACAGCCGGTGAATCAAACAACCAAGCATTTTCTGTTGTACTCAAAACGCTAACCAAAAACCCCTTAACACAAGCTATCTTACTCGGTTTAGCTGTCTACGCTTTGTCTATCCCAATTCCACAAGTAGTAGTAAAAGCGGGCCAATACTTTGCAAACATGACACTACCACTAGCGCTGCTTTGCACAGGTGGTTCGCTCGACTTTCGATCACTGAAACATGAAATAAAACCAGCATGGTTTGCGACCATCTTCCGCCTTGTGTTGTGTCCGCTGTTTTTGACTTTAGGGGGCTTGTTACTGGGCTTTCGAGGGTTGGAACTTGGTATAATTTATCTCATGAGTGCCGGTCCCGCAGCGGCTGCGAGTTATGTGATGGCAAGAGCCATGGGAGGGAACGCGAAGTTGGCTGCTAACATTATAGCTCTGACAACCTTTATGTCATTACTAACCACCACTTTAGGGATCTTCATTTTATCTAGCTTGAAATTAATATAATCCAGCGGGTTAAATCCTACTCGCTGGATTTAGAGCAAAGCATTGAAGACGCTTAATTATATGCTCCGCTCGAGTAATGCAACTCATAGCTATGGCTGTATATTTCTAAGATGTTTCCAAATGGGTCTTCCATGTAGATCATGCGATAAGGTTTTTCACCTGGATAATAATAACGTGGTGCTTTCATACGCTTCTTACCACCAGCA
This genomic stretch from Vibrio marisflavi CECT 7928 harbors:
- a CDS encoding SLC13 family permease; translation: MNKNEGAPLPTNTREWFLNRNSLIILADICLFLLLYYTLPFDPKVVLGLSILCFIAVLWLTEALHVTVTAILVPVMAALFGVFNTQTALNNFANSIIFLFLGGFALAAAMHRQGLDKVIADKVLLLAKGRLSVAVFMLFGVTAALSMWISNTATTAMMLPLVLGVLSKVNSESGHKTYVFVLLGIAYSASIGGIATVVGSPPNAIAAAEVGLSFTDWMKFGLPTSIVLLPIAVAVLYFTLKPDLKGEFEINHEAINWDKGKVVTLAIFALTVFMWIFSKPINAFLGGYAKFDTIIALGAIILVSFARVVHWKDIEKTADWGVLLLFGGGICLSNVLKATGASVFLAHELSNMISSFGILFVVLIIATFVVFLTEFASNTASAALLVPIFATVAEAFGMSPVILSVLIAVAASCAFMLPVATPPNAIVFGTGHIKQTEMMRVGIILNIVCIFALTTIAMLLWT
- a CDS encoding AEC family transporter, with the protein product MSVLQQLSFSVSITGPICLMLFLGIYLRNTGLINENFIEVGSKLVFKITLPTMLFLSIVTSNLDFSGSSSLIIYGLFANILFFIFTSLIAKKYYSKPQDQGVIIQGGFRANAGIIGLAYVINTFGQSSIAVAAIYVASTTVLYNVLAVIALSPTAGESNNQAFSVVLKTLTKNPLTQAILLGLAVYALSIPIPQVVVKAGQYFANMTLPLALLCTGGSLDFRSLKHEIKPAWFATIFRLVLCPLFLTLGGLLLGFRGLELGIIYLMSAGPAAAASYVMARAMGGNAKLAANIIALTTFMSLLTTTLGIFILSSLKLI